The Meiothermus ruber DSM 1279 genome includes the window GGTCTCGTCCCCCCGGCGCTCGGCGATAACCTGACGGTGCCAGGCCTCCTCGAGCAGTGCCTCGTACTCCTCGAGGGTCAGCACGATGTGGGTTCTGCGGCCCTCGGCATCGGTTAGATAGAGGTGGTTATCGGGTGTCTGGGCGGCCATAGTCTTCTTTTATCCTACGCTGCCTTCCATCTCGAGCTCGATCAGCCGGTTCAGCTCGACGGCGTACTCGAGGGGCAGCTCCTTCGCCACCGGCTCGATGAACCCACGCACAATCAGGGCGGCGGCCTCGTCCTCGGGCAGGCCCCGGCTTTGCAGGTAGAAGATCTGCTCGTCGTTGAGGCGGCTCACGGTGGCCTCGTGGCCCACGGTGGCGGTGTCGTCCTCGATCTCCATGTAGGGGTAGGTGTCGGTGCGCGACTCCTCGTTAATCAAGAGCGCGTCGCACTCCACGTTCACCTTAACGTGCTTGGCCCCCTCGTACACCTTGATCAGACCCCGGTAGCTGCTGCGCCCCGAGCCTTTGGAGATGCTCTTGGAGACGATGGAGCCGCCGGTGTGGGAGGCCGCGAAAATCAGCTTGCCGCCGGCGTCTTGGTGCTGGCCGGTGTTGGCAAAGGCGATGGAGAGGATGTCCGAGCGGGCCCCTTCCTCCACCAGGTAGCTGCTGGGGTATTTCATGGTCACCTTGGAGCCCAGGTTGCCATCCAGCCACATGTGGTAGGCGTCCTTCTTCACCAAAGCCCGCTGGGTGACTAGGTTGTACATGTTGTGCGACCAGTTCTGGATGGTGGTGTAGCGGCTCTTGGCCCCCTGGTTCACCACAATCTCAATCACACCAGAGTGGAAGGAGTCGGTGGTGTAGGTGGGGGCGGTGCAGCCCTCGATGTAGTGCACTTCGGCCCCTTCGTCCACCACGATGATGGTGCGCTCGAACTGGCCCAGCTCGGCGGTGTTGACCCGGAAGTAGGCCTGCAAGGGCAGCTCCACCTTGACCCCCTTGGGCACATACACAAAGCTCCCACCCGACCAGACCGCCGAGTTGAGGGCGGCGTACTTGTTGTCTTCGGGTGGAATGACCGTGGCGAAGTACTCCCGGAAGAGGTCTTCGTGGTGCTTGAGCCCCTCCTCGATGGAGACGAAGATCACGCCCAGGCGCTGGAGCTCCTCTTTGACCTGGTGGTAGACCATCTCTGAGTCGTACTGCGCGCCCACCCCGGCCAGCACCTTGCGCTCGGCCTCGGGGATGCCCAGCCTTTCGTAGGTGCGGCGGATCTCCTCAGGCACCTCGTCCCAGCTCCGCGCGTCGCGCTTCTCGGTGGGCTTGGCGTAGAAGTAGATCTCGTCCATGTTGAGGCCCGAGAGGTCGGCGCCCCAGGTGGGAACGGGCTTGGACTGGTAGATTTCCAGGGCCCTGAGGCGGAACTCGAGCATCCAGGCCGGCTCGTCCTTGTGGTAGCTGATGGCCTCCACCACCCGCCGGTTGAGGCCTTTTTCGGCTTTCCAGACCGGCTTTACCTCGTCTACAAAGCCGTACTTGTATTCATTCCCAATGTCTTCGATCAGGATGTTATCGGACATCTTGGCTCCTTCTTGGTTCTGTCGGGCCAGCGGCGTGCTTAGTTGGACACGGCCAGCTCTTTGACCCATTCGTAGCCTTGCTCCTCGAGCTTCATGGCCAGTTCGGGGCCGCCCGAGGTTACGATGCGGCCATCGATCATCACGTGCACCATATCCGGCACGATGTAGTTGAGCAGGCGCTGGTAGTGGGTGATCAGGAGCGCGCCAAAGTTGGGGCCGCGCATGGCGTTGACCCCCTTGGCCACCACCTTCAAAGCGTCGATGTCCAGGCCGGAGTCGGTCTCGTCCATGATGGCGTAGGTGGGTTCCAGCACCATCATGTGCATGATCTCGTTGCGCTTCTTCTCGCCCCCGGAGAAGCCGTCGTTGAGGTAGCGGGTCAGGATGCTCTCGTCCCACTCGAGGGTTTCCAGGGCTTTTTGCAGCTTGCTGTAGAACTCCGTCAAGTTAACTTCGCCGCCCTTTTTGGCCTGCAGGGCCAGGCGCAAAAAGTTGGCGTTGGAAACCCCCGGAACCTCCACCGGATACTGGAAGGCCAGGAACAGCCCCTTGCGGGCGCGCTCGTCGGCTTCCATCTCCAGGATGCTCTCCCCGTCCATCAGGATGTCGCCTTTGGTGATCTCGTAGCTGGGGTCGCCGGCGATGATCTTGCCCAGGGTGCTTTTGCCGGCCCCGTTGGGCCCCATGATGGCGTGCACCTGGCCCTTGGGTAGCACCAGGTTAACCCCGTTCAGAATGGTCTCGCCGTCTACGATTCTGGCATGCAGGTTGCGGATTTCCAGTTGGTTCACCATGTTATTCCCCTTGTGTTGGCTTGCTCGAGTGGGCTCTTACTGCGAATCACTCGCAATAAGAGTATAGGCGCTATGGCCCAGAATGTATAGTGGTTTAGTCGGGATTCTGCCACCCAGGTTACAAAGTCCAGCGTCCGGGGTGGCGGACTCTACACATCCCAGTAGTCGTCGGGGTAGGGCAGGCCCACGGCCTTGGCGAAAGTTGCGAGCCCCAACCGGTCGGGGGCCTCGAGGTGGTAGCGGAAGTTCCACAGGTAGTGCTGCATCAGCCGCTCGGGCACGCCCAGGCGCTGGGCCTCGGTGCCGGCCACAGCGGCCAGGTTGCCCAGGCCCAGCGAACGAGCGGCCCGCAGCCGGCGGACAATTTCAGGGGGAGGCGGGGCGTTGTGGCGGGTGGCCCAGACCCCGAACACAAAGGGCAGCCGGGTTCGCTCGAACCATTTCATTGACAGATCGGTGATGCGGATGCCTTCGATCTGGTTGGGAACCTGGTGCACCGACTCGGGGATGATGGAAAGCAGGCCGTAGTAGGTGGTGATGGCCCGATCGCCAATCAGAAGCACGGCGTCGAAGCGCTCGAGGAGCTCCAGCCCCCCCTGCGCCGGGGTGTACTGGGCCTGAATTCCGTCGGCCTCGAGCAGGTACTGCAAAAGCCGCACCGAGGTGGCGCTTTCGGTGGTCAGGGCGATGTTTTTTAGCTTGTGCCAGGGGGCGTGGTGGAACAGATTGACCGAGTAGACCGGGCCCAGGTCGGCCACACTAAAGTCGGGTAGGGGGCGCAGTTGGTCTGCGTGCTCGAGGTAAAAGTACGACGAGACCAGGCTCAGGTCTACCGTACCCTCCAGAAGCCAGCGGTTGAGCTCGGTGGGTACGCCGTAGCGAAAAGCCACCCCATCCCCTTCGTCTAGAAAGTGATAGAGCGGCGCGGTGTTGGCGTAACGGGGAACACCCAGGATGTACATAGCGTCGTTGGGGGTGAAGGCCTAGTTGGTGGCGCGGCTTCCGCTGCCAATGGGCGCCTCGAAGACGCGCAGCTCGTTGTACAGCGCATCCCGTTCTACCGGTATCCGCCCGGCGGCCTGGATGAGCTGCACCATCTTCTGGCGGGAGAGGCCCAGGGGCGAGGTGGCCCCGGCAGCATGGGCGATGTGTTCTTCGATGATGGTGCCGTCGATGTCCGAGACCCCCCAGTCCAGCGAGACCTGCACCAGGTCGGAGGAGATCATCACCCAGTAGCCCTTGATGTGATCGAAGTTGTCCAGGTAAAGCCGGGCCACCGCCAGGTTGCGCAGGTCGTCGAGGCCGGTGGTGAACTCGGTCTTGCCCAGGTTGAAGGCCAGGGCGTTGGCATCGGGCTGAAAGGCCAGGGGGATGAAGCTATAAAAACCGCCGGTCTCGTCCTGCAGTTGGCGCAACCTGTCCATATGGTCGAGGCGCTCTTCCAGGGTCTCGATGTGCCCGTAGAGCATGGTGGCGTTGGTGCGCAGGCCCAGGCTGTGGGCTTCCCGGTGGATTTGTAGCCACTTTTCGGCCTTGACCTTGTTTTTGGCGATCTGCTTGCGCACCCGCTCGGCGAAGATCTCCGCCCCGCCCCCCGGTAGCGCTACCAGGCCGGCCTCCTTGAGTTCGCGCAGCACCTCGAGGGTGGGCTTCTTGCTGATTTTCGAGAGGTGCTCGATCTCGGCCGCGGTGAAGGCCTTGACCTGAATGCCGGGGAAGTTTTCGTTCAGGGCCCGCACCATCTGGGGGTAGTAGCTCCAGGGGCGGTTGGGATGGTGGCCGCTGGACATGTGCAGCTCGGTCAGACCGGGCTCCCACTTCTCCCGTACCTTGTCTACGACTTCCTCTACGCTGTAGTCCCAGGCCCGGGCCTCGCCCTTTCTGGCTGCAAAGGCGCAGAAGGTACAGCCCACATAGCAGATGTTGGTGAACTCGAGCCGCAGCGAGTGCACAAAGTAGGTTTTGGAGCCGTGCTTACGCTCGCGCACCCGGTTGGCCAGGCGCATCAGGGTGTTGTAGTCCGGGGTGTGGTAGAGCGTCAGACCCTCTTCGAAGGTGAGGCGCTCGCCGGCCTCCACTTTTTCCACAATCGGAAGTAGCTTAGGGTCGCGCACAGGGGCGTATTGCCAGGCCCCGACGAAGGAAGGCGCCGCGTTCATCGAGAACAATCCTAACACCGCCGGCCCAGAAGACCCTGTTGCTTAGCTGACGATTGGCCCGCCGCGCCGGTGCTCGAGGCCCACCCATCCCAAACCAGGTGCCCTGGGCCTCGAGGGCTGGTACGTAACGGTTATGCACACCACCCTACCCAGGGAGGGTTTTTTTATTCTGATTCTGAAAACCACCAGAGGTGTTATGGAAGCACAGAGTAAAACCCCTGCCCACCGCGAAGCCGCTCTGATTGCGGACGGGGGTGGTCTGCCCTTGGCGCTTTACGGCCATAGGGTTGGGGGGGTGGGGGGGAAGGCTCGTAACAGCCATCTTACTGGGTGTTACAGCTCGGATGCCGGTCGGGAGGTGGTGTATCAGCTCGAGCGGGCGTGGGATGCAGGCGCCTTTGTGGTGCGTTTAGCAGATGTGAGCTGATATTGCCTCAATTCCCTCTATTTGTTCCATTTACCAGGAGGTTTGGTATGCTTTTGACCGATGTTTTTGGCTGGATTGGGGTGTGTTTTAGCGAAATTGGTACATCGTGCTGCCCCTGTCAGGCCGCGTGCTCGTCCCGGCATTTGAAAGGGTGTCACCATGTCTGAAGGACGCCCTCCCCGCCGCTTGCGCCTGTCTCGAGCCCCCTCGCAGGCGAAAGCCCAGCGAACACCCCCGGTGGTGCCGGCCTCCCTGATCGAGCGTTTGTTGAAGGGGGATCTATCCTCTGCCCTCGAGCTGACCCTGAACGAGCTGCAGGATGAGCTGCCGGGGGTGGTGCAGGGCCTGTTTTGGGTGCGCACCGGCCCCAACCACTTTAATCTGGGGGCGGCTCGAGGGGTTCCTGAAGCTGTGCTCGAGGGGCGGGAGGAGGTGCTGGAGTCGGCGCTCAGGTCGGCCTACCTGGGCCCGCTCGAGGGCTGGCTGGGCGGGGTGGCCCAGGTTGACCACCGGCCCCATCCCCTGACCCGGCTGCTTGGGGTACAGCCTGCCGAGGCTCAGGAAGCCCCGGCCAACCTGATCCTGCCCCTGGCTGTAGACCGGCAGGTGTGGGCGGTGCTGCATCTCCATGCAACGGCCCAGCAGCTAGACCCGGCCGCGGTGGGCTGGGTGGGGCGGTTTGTCTCGAGCATTGCGCCCATCCTGTACGAGGTGTACTTGCGTGAACGGGCTGAGCGCCAGTCGCTGTGGTTATCGGCCATCAACACCCTGCTGCAGGCCTCCAGCGAGCAGCCGCTGGAGGTGGTTCTGCGGGACGCCCTCGAGGAAGCCTCCCGGCTTTCTGGAGCCGAGGGGGCCCGGCTGATCGCCTTTGAAGGGCACGCCATCCGCACCATTGCCCAGGCTGGCTGGGGTGCTGGGTTGGCGGTAGAGGCGGCCATCACCCGTCAACTGGGCCAGCGCGTGCGCAGCGGCCAGCAGGTGGGTATCCCGCGCTACGACCTATACCCAGGCCGGCGCCCCGAGCTGGTCGAGGCTGGGTTGCGCAGCCTGTTTATCTTCCCGATACAGCGCCATAGCAACGAAGCCAGCGCGCTGCTGCTGTTCAGCACCCAGCGGCACTGGCTGCCCAACACCCAGATCCAGGAACTCCTGGGCGATATGGCCGCGGCCATTGGGGTGGTGCGGGTTGAGCGGGCCTTGCGGCGTGAGCTGGCCTGGGCGGCTTACACCGACCCCCTGACCGGGTTGGGCAACCGCCGGGCCTTTGAGCGGGATCTAGAACAACTAACCGCCCGAATTAACGGCCGGACGGTGGTGCTGATGCTGCTCGACCTGGACGAGTTCAAAGCCATCAACGATAACTACGGTCATGTGCATGCCGACCACCTGCTGGTGCGGCTGGGGGGGTGCTGCGGGCCCGGGCCCGGGCCGGTGACCGGGCCTACCGCCTGGGCGGGGATGAGTTCGCGCTGATTATCGAGGGCTCGAGCACCCTGAATCCACAGCGCGTGGCCGAGCGCTACCGGGCTTTACTGGAAGATATTCGGGTCTCCGATAGCACCCACCTGAGGGTGAGCCTTGGCTATGCCACCTACCCGAGCGAGGCCGCCGATGCCCAGAGCCTGTGGCGGCTGGCCGACGACCAGATGTACCGGGACAAAGCGCGGCGCAAAGGCCGTACCCCGCTGTTCGCGCCCTCGGACGACCCGACCCAGTGGAGGTTGCAGCTCGAGACCCCCTTGTTTCGGCTGGCGGCCCGGCTGGCCCAGATTTTACAGATGGCCCCAGAGGAACAGCAAGTGTTGCAGGCCAGTTGCTACCTGCTCGAGCTGGCCCTGGGTCGTATTAAGCCCTCGCAGGATGTGCCAATCCCCGACAACCTTTTGTACGAAGCCGCGCGGGTGCTGATGCGCCTGCCAACCCTCTGGGAAGAAGCCCGGCAATCCCAGAATTGGTTGCGCGAACCCGCTCCCCGGGTGGTGCATGTGTTACAGGTGGCCCAGCACTACACCTCCGCTATCCAGGCGGTGGAAGGCCGGGCTGCTTGCAGCGTAGAAGAAGCTTTAGAGGAAATCGCGGCCCTGGCCCACCAGCGCTTTGATCCTGCAGTGGTAGAGGCTTTATACTCTTTGCGGGTGTGGCTAAATAGCGAGTCGGCGGCCTGATCGCAGGCTCTGAATTGCAACGAATATACGATCCGGCGTGGCCGGTGCTGTTTGTGCAATCCAAACCCATTCTTCCGTAGATTCATGAACCGTAACGAGCTGCTCCGCTGCCTGATGGACGAGTCCGCCCCAGTCCGCAGGCGAGCGGCCCATGAGGCCGAAGCAAACGGCCTGATTGAGCGCCTAAAAGCGGAAGTGGGTGCGGACGCCGCCGGGGAGCGGGCGCTGGAAGCGGCGGCCTATGCGCTGGGGCTGACGGCGCGCGGCCGCTGCGCCGAGGCCCTGCCCTTCTATGAGGAAGCCCGTCGGGGTCTGGAGGGTTTGGGCTGCACGGAGGGGGCGGTGCGTGTGGGTATGCAGCAAATACAAGCCCTGGCTACAACCGGCGAGATGGCGCGGGCCTGGGCCTTGGCCGAGCAGACCCGCGCGCTGTGTGTGGGGTTGGGTTT containing:
- a CDS encoding menaquinone biosynthetic enzyme MqnA/MqnD family protein gives rise to the protein MYILGVPRYANTAPLYHFLDEGDGVAFRYGVPTELNRWLLEGTVDLSLVSSYFYLEHADQLRPLPDFSVADLGPVYSVNLFHHAPWHKLKNIALTTESATSVRLLQYLLEADGIQAQYTPAQGGLELLERFDAVLLIGDRAITTYYGLLSIIPESVHQVPNQIEGIRITDLSMKWFERTRLPFVFGVWATRHNAPPPPEIVRRLRAARSLGLGNLAAVAGTEAQRLGVPERLMQHYLWNFRYHLEAPDRLGLATFAKAVGLPYPDDYWDV
- the sufC gene encoding Fe-S cluster assembly ATPase SufC produces the protein MVNQLEIRNLHARIVDGETILNGVNLVLPKGQVHAIMGPNGAGKSTLGKIIAGDPSYEITKGDILMDGESILEMEADERARKGLFLAFQYPVEVPGVSNANFLRLALQAKKGGEVNLTEFYSKLQKALETLEWDESILTRYLNDGFSGGEKKRNEIMHMMVLEPTYAIMDETDSGLDIDALKVVAKGVNAMRGPNFGALLITHYQRLLNYIVPDMVHVMIDGRIVTSGGPELAMKLEEQGYEWVKELAVSN
- the mqnE gene encoding aminofutalosine synthase MqnE, translating into MNAAPSFVGAWQYAPVRDPKLLPIVEKVEAGERLTFEEGLTLYHTPDYNTLMRLANRVRERKHGSKTYFVHSLRLEFTNICYVGCTFCAFAARKGEARAWDYSVEEVVDKVREKWEPGLTELHMSSGHHPNRPWSYYPQMVRALNENFPGIQVKAFTAAEIEHLSKISKKPTLEVLRELKEAGLVALPGGGAEIFAERVRKQIAKNKVKAEKWLQIHREAHSLGLRTNATMLYGHIETLEERLDHMDRLRQLQDETGGFYSFIPLAFQPDANALAFNLGKTEFTTGLDDLRNLAVARLYLDNFDHIKGYWVMISSDLVQVSLDWGVSDIDGTIIEEHIAHAAGATSPLGLSRQKMVQLIQAAGRIPVERDALYNELRVFEAPIGSGSRATN
- the sufB gene encoding Fe-S cluster assembly protein SufB, whose translation is MSDNILIEDIGNEYKYGFVDEVKPVWKAEKGLNRRVVEAISYHKDEPAWMLEFRLRALEIYQSKPVPTWGADLSGLNMDEIYFYAKPTEKRDARSWDEVPEEIRRTYERLGIPEAERKVLAGVGAQYDSEMVYHQVKEELQRLGVIFVSIEEGLKHHEDLFREYFATVIPPEDNKYAALNSAVWSGGSFVYVPKGVKVELPLQAYFRVNTAELGQFERTIIVVDEGAEVHYIEGCTAPTYTTDSFHSGVIEIVVNQGAKSRYTTIQNWSHNMYNLVTQRALVKKDAYHMWLDGNLGSKVTMKYPSSYLVEEGARSDILSIAFANTGQHQDAGGKLIFAASHTGGSIVSKSISKGSGRSSYRGLIKVYEGAKHVKVNVECDALLINEESRTDTYPYMEIEDDTATVGHEATVSRLNDEQIFYLQSRGLPEDEAAALIVRGFIEPVAKELPLEYAVELNRLIELEMEGSVG